A stretch of the Ictidomys tridecemlineatus isolate mIctTri1 chromosome 5, mIctTri1.hap1, whole genome shotgun sequence genome encodes the following:
- the LOC144377649 gene encoding granzyme B-like: MVYLWINTTEKTKKKCGCFLVCKDFVLTAANCWRRNRSFTVILGAHDIDEQEMTQQVIPIRKAIPHPYFKIKSFNHIMLLQLEKKAKLTAEVSLLKLPSGHYQVTPGMVCSLAG, translated from the exons ATGGTATATCTTTGGATCAATaccacagagaaaacaaaaaaaaaatgtgggtgtTTCCTTGTGTGTAAGGACTTTGTCCTGACAGCAGCCAACTGCTGGAGAAG GAATAGATCCTTCACTGTCATCCTGGGAGCCCACGATATTGATGAGCAAGAGATGACCCAGCAGGTCATCCCTATAAGAAAAGCCATCCCccatccatattttaaaataaagtcattcaaTCACATCATGTTACTTCAG TTGGAAAAGAAGGCCAAGCTGACTGCTGAGGTGAGCCTCCTCAAGTTACCCTCAGGACATTACCAGGTTACACCAGGGATGGTGTGCTCTTTAGCCGGCTGA